A genomic region of Candidatus Deferrimicrobium sp. contains the following coding sequences:
- a CDS encoding flavodoxin family protein, which produces MELLGIVASPRKMGNCELIVKAIAEKLPPPVRLRIVRLAGKEIRPCKACYRCLSGDCPLQDDFGTVLEAIVSADALIVAAPTYLRGPNSSLQRFLDRGLQFWKHVDALDGKPALAVAVAGVRDGEGHALLGVENFLHGMGMNVKGRAVIRAALPGEALLLEEAISSGAALAEALVDPVPRPAASPSCTECGGTYFEFRGGDRVYCLLCGAGGSVRLEDGRVLLRTVPPAHSWRGDASMHGHGEWLREMRERYLRERTRLREAALRYAGGEFI; this is translated from the coding sequence ATGGAATTGCTCGGAATCGTCGCGTCTCCCCGGAAGATGGGGAACTGCGAACTGATCGTCAAGGCGATCGCGGAAAAGCTCCCCCCTCCCGTCCGGCTGCGCATCGTGCGGCTCGCCGGGAAGGAGATTCGTCCCTGCAAAGCGTGTTACCGCTGCCTGTCGGGGGATTGTCCCTTGCAGGACGATTTCGGAACGGTGCTGGAAGCGATCGTCTCCGCCGACGCCTTGATCGTGGCCGCCCCGACGTACCTGCGGGGGCCGAACTCGTCCCTGCAGCGGTTCCTCGACCGGGGTCTGCAGTTCTGGAAGCACGTCGACGCGCTCGATGGAAAGCCGGCGCTGGCGGTGGCCGTCGCGGGCGTGCGGGACGGGGAGGGGCACGCGCTCCTCGGCGTCGAGAACTTCCTCCACGGGATGGGGATGAACGTGAAGGGGCGGGCCGTGATCCGGGCCGCCCTGCCCGGGGAGGCGCTCCTCTTGGAGGAGGCGATCTCCTCGGGGGCCGCGCTGGCGGAAGCGTTGGTCGACCCCGTGCCGAGACCGGCCGCGTCCCCGTCGTGCACGGAGTGCGGCGGGACATATTTCGAGTTCCGCGGCGGCGACCGGGTCTACTGCCTTCTGTGCGGCGCCGGAGGCAGCGTCCGTTTGGAGGACGGCCGGGTGCTCCTTCGGACCGTTCCTCCGGCCCACAGCTGGCGCGGGGACGCGTCGATGCATGGCCACGGGGAGTGGCTGCGCGAGATGCGGGAGAGGTACCTGCGGGAGCGGACGCGCCTCAGGGAGGCCGCCCTCCGCTACGCCGGAGGGGAGTTCATCTGA
- a CDS encoding metal ABC transporter ATP-binding protein, with protein sequence MTGSERLHTLEIRSLTVRKGGVEILSGIDADLRCGEVTALVGPNGAGKTTLLLAILGQVPYTGEIRFCRAAEHGDGAPRIGYVPQRFPLDPDAPITVLDFFALSAQRRPVFLRASRRTREAARESLERAGVAHLLQSPLGRLSGGELQRVLFALALRDAPDILLLDEPVSGVDVAGEELFCDFLSKVQRDSRFSLLLVSHDLSVVTRHADQVICLNRRLVCSGATTEVLTPENLAAMYGADAHLFRHAHADGHGHLHDDWGE encoded by the coding sequence ATGACCGGGAGCGAACGACTCCACACGCTCGAGATCCGCAGCCTCACCGTCCGGAAGGGAGGAGTGGAGATCCTGTCGGGGATCGACGCCGACCTCCGGTGCGGGGAGGTCACCGCCCTCGTCGGCCCCAACGGCGCGGGAAAGACCACCCTGCTCCTCGCGATCCTGGGCCAGGTGCCGTACACGGGGGAGATCCGTTTCTGCCGCGCGGCGGAGCACGGCGACGGAGCCCCCCGCATCGGGTACGTGCCGCAGCGCTTCCCCCTGGACCCGGACGCGCCGATCACGGTGCTCGACTTCTTCGCGCTCTCCGCCCAGCGGCGCCCTGTCTTCCTCCGCGCCTCCCGCCGCACGCGGGAGGCCGCCCGGGAGAGCCTCGAGAGGGCCGGCGTCGCCCACCTGCTCCAAAGCCCCCTGGGGCGGCTCTCCGGCGGGGAACTTCAGCGGGTGCTGTTCGCCCTCGCGTTGCGGGACGCCCCCGATATCCTGCTGCTCGACGAGCCGGTCTCCGGCGTCGACGTCGCGGGAGAGGAGCTGTTCTGCGACTTCCTGTCCAAGGTCCAGCGCGACTCCCGCTTCAGCCTCCTGCTGGTCAGCCACGACCTGTCGGTGGTGACGCGGCACGCCGACCAGGTGATCTGCCTCAACCGCCGCCTCGTGTGCAGCGGCGCGACCACGGAGGTGCTCACCCCGGAGAACCTGGCCGCGATGTACGGGGCCGACGCCCACCTGTTCCGCCACGCCCACGCGGACGGGCACGGGCACCTGCACGACGACTGGGGGGAATAA
- a CDS encoding zf-HC2 domain-containing protein yields the protein MDTMNCTLARNLLSEYQDGALDDGAAAALAAHLRGCGECAGCADSLLAVREALRTLPPDPAPPELLARTLAAVEAEDRDAHANSAAGGTDATRPFLSRFRIPLEAAAAVLLFASVYWYQRTSTPPVRPPSAPIAQAPTAQAPESTPRIDVSPEASRSAANVPPPAIRLPRGKTKTAKKEEAPAVAKPRTWNAADLPSAPVTLASTNSERIVPVAQFNGPTTDPAAAGTSAGGRGRADTEGGADFRLSRFFAAPPSRLLRPLPYGRDIVVDVEPGSREGAEERIAEAAMRLGGIFERIDRGAGEAAPSASGIVRVILPEFAATRFLEEMGRIGKIPPEGAPAATDLPAGPRPGTVAYAVHIRVR from the coding sequence ATGGACACGATGAATTGCACACTCGCCCGTAACCTGTTGTCCGAGTACCAGGACGGCGCCCTGGACGATGGCGCCGCGGCGGCGCTGGCCGCCCACCTCCGGGGATGCGGCGAATGCGCCGGCTGCGCCGACTCGCTCCTTGCGGTGCGGGAGGCGCTGCGGACCCTGCCTCCCGATCCCGCCCCCCCGGAACTGCTCGCGAGGACGCTTGCGGCGGTCGAGGCGGAGGACCGGGACGCCCATGCGAATTCCGCCGCGGGCGGGACGGACGCGACGAGGCCGTTTCTCTCCCGGTTCCGGATCCCCCTCGAGGCGGCCGCGGCCGTCCTGCTGTTCGCCTCCGTTTACTGGTACCAGCGAACCTCCACTCCCCCTGTCCGCCCGCCGTCGGCTCCGATCGCGCAGGCTCCTACCGCGCAGGCTCCCGAATCGACGCCCCGGATCGACGTTTCCCCCGAAGCGTCCCGCAGCGCCGCGAACGTCCCGCCCCCGGCGATCCGCCTCCCGCGCGGGAAAACGAAGACAGCAAAAAAGGAAGAAGCCCCTGCCGTGGCCAAACCCCGGACCTGGAACGCGGCGGACCTGCCGTCGGCGCCGGTGACCCTTGCGAGCACAAATTCCGAGCGGATCGTACCGGTCGCCCAGTTCAACGGGCCGACGACCGATCCCGCGGCGGCGGGAACCTCGGCCGGCGGGAGGGGTAGAGCCGATACGGAAGGAGGCGCGGATTTCCGCCTGTCGCGGTTCTTCGCCGCGCCCCCGTCCCGTCTCCTGCGCCCCCTGCCGTACGGACGGGACATCGTGGTGGACGTGGAACCGGGGAGCCGTGAGGGGGCGGAGGAGCGGATCGCCGAGGCGGCGATGCGGTTGGGCGGCATCTTCGAACGGATCGATCGCGGCGCCGGCGAGGCGGCTCCGAGCGCCTCGGGGATCGTCCGGGTGATCCTCCCCGAGTTCGCGGCGACACGGTTCCTCGAAGAGATGGGCCGGATCGGCAAGATCCCGCCGGAGGGGGCCCCGGCGGCGACCGACCTCCCCGCGGGCCCGCGGCCCGGCACGGTCGCCTACGCGGTCCACATCCGGGTCAGATGA
- a CDS encoding metal ABC transporter substrate-binding protein, with product MQRLAAAALFIALTLAFLPSAGAAEPLRVLASFLPMEIFTRNVVGDTPGVTVEMMLPASLGCPHDYALTPGDMKKIASADLFIANGLGMEEFLGEPVRRANPKIRIVESARTVLPLRGEHDHGDVNPHTWVSPRNAILQVREIEKALSAARPGGAASFRRNADAYVSRLSALAAELDAAAKTFRRRNIVTFHNVFDYLARDLGLTVVGEIETAPGQEPSAGEIRNLSRTIRERKVPAVFSEPQYSPKIAEALAREAGVPVRMLDPVATGSPGRTAYEDAMRRNLSTLKEALSDR from the coding sequence ATGCAGCGTCTCGCCGCCGCGGCCCTGTTCATCGCTCTCACGCTCGCGTTCCTCCCTTCCGCCGGGGCGGCGGAGCCGTTGCGGGTCCTGGCCTCCTTCCTGCCGATGGAGATCTTCACCCGGAACGTCGTCGGAGACACGCCGGGAGTCACCGTCGAGATGATGCTCCCGGCCTCGCTGGGCTGCCCCCACGACTACGCCCTCACCCCCGGCGACATGAAGAAGATCGCCTCCGCCGATCTTTTCATCGCGAACGGGCTCGGCATGGAGGAGTTCCTCGGAGAGCCGGTCCGGCGGGCGAACCCGAAGATCCGGATCGTGGAATCCGCCCGCACCGTCCTGCCCCTCCGTGGCGAACACGATCACGGGGACGTCAACCCGCACACGTGGGTGAGCCCCCGGAACGCGATCCTCCAGGTGCGGGAGATCGAGAAGGCGCTCTCCGCCGCGAGGCCGGGCGGCGCGGCCTCTTTCCGGCGGAACGCCGACGCGTATGTTTCCCGCCTGTCGGCGCTGGCTGCGGAACTCGATGCGGCGGCGAAGACGTTCCGTCGCAGGAACATCGTCACCTTCCACAACGTCTTCGACTACCTCGCGAGGGACCTCGGCCTGACCGTGGTCGGAGAGATCGAGACGGCACCAGGGCAGGAGCCGTCGGCGGGAGAGATCCGGAATCTGTCGCGCACGATCCGGGAGAGGAAGGTCCCGGCGGTCTTCTCCGAGCCCCAATACTCCCCCAAGATCGCCGAGGCGCTGGCGAGGGAGGCGGGGGTCCCCGTGAGGATGCTGGACCCCGTCGCCACCGGTTCCCCGGGCCGAACGGCGTACGAAGACGCGATGCGACGGAACCTTTCCACGCTCAAGGAGGCGCTGTCGGACCGATGA
- a CDS encoding class I SAM-dependent methyltransferase — translation MAFYSDISLVYDDLFPVSPEQRALFDTLMDDGGARTVVDCGCGTGSQLQPFAVAGLSCFGFDPDPSLVAIARRKLAAYPKTRIETGSFSDLARLVTSPSDLLMCLGNSLVHVPQDEESRFLADASGALSRSGTLLLQILNYERLLRERVTELPMIRASEGSIEFRRKYEWEGDRRVVFRTSLRLAGPDGPQIVRNEIPLYPVYPDDLWEMLANAGFGDIRFYGDFARSEFNPGSEALVCLARKA, via the coding sequence TTGGCGTTCTATTCGGATATCAGCCTGGTCTACGATGACCTGTTCCCGGTGTCTCCGGAACAGCGTGCTCTCTTCGACACCCTGATGGATGACGGGGGGGCGCGCACCGTCGTCGACTGCGGGTGCGGGACCGGATCGCAGCTCCAGCCGTTCGCCGTCGCCGGACTTTCCTGTTTCGGATTCGATCCCGACCCGTCGCTGGTCGCCATCGCGCGGCGCAAGCTCGCCGCGTACCCGAAAACCCGGATCGAGACGGGTTCCTTTTCGGATCTGGCGCGTCTTGTCACCTCCCCCTCCGATCTCCTGATGTGCCTCGGCAACTCGCTGGTCCACGTTCCGCAGGACGAGGAGTCCCGGTTTCTCGCGGACGCATCGGGGGCGCTTTCCCGTTCCGGCACACTCCTGCTCCAGATCCTGAACTACGAGCGGCTCCTGCGCGAGAGGGTGACCGAGCTGCCGATGATCCGGGCGTCCGAAGGGTCGATCGAATTCCGGCGAAAGTACGAATGGGAGGGCGACCGCCGGGTGGTCTTCCGGACCTCCCTCCGGCTTGCCGGCCCGGACGGGCCGCAGATCGTGCGGAACGAGATTCCGCTGTATCCGGTCTACCCCGACGATCTCTGGGAAATGCTGGCGAACGCGGGGTTCGGCGATATCCGTTTCTACGGGGATTTCGCGCGTTCCGAATTTAACCCCGGATCCGAGGCGCTGGTATGCCTGGCGAGGAAAGCATGA
- a CDS encoding APC family permease encodes MMRRIPIYERVKRVLLGAPRDLFDPKIFHNVSLIAFFAWVGLGADGISSSSYGPEEAYLALGGHTVLALFVAAATVLTVFIISGSYAQIIEAFPSGGGGYIVASKLLGEKAGVVSGSALVIDYVLTITISVAAGADAIFSFLPASWLAHKFWFIVLVLFLLIWLNLRGVKESVVALTPIFVAFLLTHVPLILYAVFRHAGDLPAVTVRVSGELSAASREIGWLGVGALLLRAYSMGAGTYTGIEAVSNSMQTLREPRVHTGKRAMAYLAFSLAFMAGGIILGYVLNGVTPVHGKTLNAVLFGGLVTGFWQGSGAHFLIAFVLLTEAVLLFVAAQTGFLGGPQVLSNMAVDSYMPHRFAHLSERLVTKYGVYFMGGMAFLMLFITRGSVRYLVIMYSINVFLTFSLSQFGMCRHWWKDRASAGEWRSGLAINGLGFLLTASILCVTIWMKFPEGGWITLLITGSFCAAAFVIRSHYRKAAGHLRRLDDLLLNLPSLTTAAAQEPIVRRQAPTAAILVSGYNGLGMHVFFSIIRSFPGTFRNFLFLSVGVIDTSRFKGVAEIENLSENLRGQLANYVEFVKGHGYYAEARYRVGTDVIEVLQGMAPDVAADFPNVVFFAGQLVFQEENFFNKLLHNQTAFIAQKKLVFSGHPMIVMPIRVLE; translated from the coding sequence ATGATGCGCCGGATCCCGATCTACGAGCGGGTGAAGCGGGTCCTGCTGGGCGCCCCCCGGGACCTGTTCGACCCGAAGATCTTCCACAACGTCTCCCTCATCGCCTTCTTCGCGTGGGTGGGGCTGGGCGCGGACGGGATCTCCTCCTCCTCGTACGGCCCGGAGGAGGCGTACCTTGCCCTCGGGGGGCACACGGTTCTCGCCCTTTTCGTCGCGGCGGCCACGGTGCTCACCGTCTTCATCATCTCGGGGAGCTACGCGCAGATCATCGAGGCGTTCCCCTCCGGCGGCGGAGGGTACATCGTCGCGTCGAAGCTCCTCGGGGAGAAGGCGGGGGTGGTCTCGGGCTCGGCGCTCGTCATCGACTACGTCCTGACGATCACGATCTCGGTTGCGGCGGGGGCGGACGCCATCTTCAGCTTCCTTCCGGCGTCGTGGCTCGCCCACAAGTTCTGGTTCATCGTCCTCGTCCTTTTCCTCCTCATCTGGCTCAACCTGCGGGGGGTCAAGGAATCGGTCGTCGCCCTCACGCCGATCTTCGTCGCCTTCCTGCTCACCCACGTTCCGCTGATCCTCTACGCCGTGTTCCGCCACGCCGGCGACCTTCCCGCCGTGACCGTCCGAGTTTCCGGCGAACTCTCCGCCGCGTCCCGGGAAATCGGCTGGCTGGGGGTCGGGGCGCTTCTCCTTCGGGCCTATTCGATGGGCGCGGGCACGTACACCGGGATCGAGGCGGTCAGCAACTCGATGCAGACGCTGCGGGAGCCGCGCGTGCATACGGGGAAGCGCGCGATGGCGTATCTCGCCTTCTCCCTCGCCTTCATGGCGGGCGGGATCATCCTCGGCTACGTCCTGAACGGCGTTACGCCCGTCCACGGAAAGACGCTCAACGCCGTCCTTTTCGGCGGGCTGGTGACGGGTTTCTGGCAGGGAAGCGGCGCGCATTTCCTGATCGCCTTCGTCCTCCTCACCGAGGCGGTGCTGCTGTTCGTCGCGGCGCAGACCGGCTTCCTCGGCGGTCCGCAGGTCCTCTCCAACATGGCGGTCGACTCCTACATGCCCCACCGGTTCGCCCACCTCTCCGAGCGGCTGGTGACGAAGTACGGGGTCTACTTCATGGGGGGGATGGCGTTCCTGATGCTCTTCATCACCAGGGGCTCGGTCCGGTACCTCGTCATCATGTACTCCATCAACGTCTTCCTGACTTTCAGCCTGTCGCAGTTCGGAATGTGCCGGCACTGGTGGAAGGACCGTGCGTCGGCAGGGGAGTGGAGATCCGGGCTGGCGATCAACGGGCTCGGTTTCCTCCTCACGGCGTCGATCCTCTGCGTCACCATCTGGATGAAATTCCCCGAGGGCGGCTGGATCACCCTGCTGATCACGGGGTCGTTCTGCGCGGCGGCGTTCGTCATCCGAAGCCACTACCGCAAGGCGGCCGGACATCTCCGCCGCCTCGACGACCTGCTCCTCAATCTTCCCTCCCTGACGACGGCGGCCGCCCAGGAGCCGATCGTCCGGCGGCAGGCCCCCACCGCCGCCATCCTCGTTTCCGGGTACAACGGTCTCGGGATGCACGTCTTCTTCTCGATCATCCGGTCCTTCCCCGGGACGTTCCGGAACTTCCTCTTCCTGTCCGTGGGTGTGATCGACACCAGCCGGTTCAAGGGGGTGGCGGAGATCGAGAATCTCTCGGAAAACCTGCGGGGGCAGCTCGCGAATTACGTCGAGTTCGTGAAGGGTCACGGCTACTACGCGGAGGCGCGGTACCGCGTGGGCACGGACGTGATCGAGGTGCTCCAGGGGATGGCGCCGGATGTCGCGGCCGATTTCCCCAACGTCGTCTTCTTCGCCGGGCAGCTCGTCTTCCAGGAGGAGAATTTCTTCAACAAGCTGCTCCACAACCAGACGGCGTTTATCGCACAGAAAAAGCTCGTCTTTTCCGGTCACCCGATGATCGTGATGCCGATCCGCGTCCTCGAATGA
- a CDS encoding metal ABC transporter permease, which produces METILPGVYALMDRLLPFAFAEPAFMKRALLSLLLTAPAAAALGVPLVQHRMAFFSDAIGHSAFTGVALGILFGVSPSWAMVAFGVLVAVAITLVKGRTELSSDTVIGVFFSTVVALGIAIISREKGLTRNLQAFLYGDPLAVTDAELLWMAALFLLVAAYLFFLYNQILLLGIHEGFARTKGVRVPAVEISFALVVALVVTAAIHTVGILLVTALLVIPAAAARNVARGAASALWVSVGIAALSGGAGIVASWYLDTATGATVVLVAAACFAVTALYRVTRPSE; this is translated from the coding sequence ATGGAAACGATCCTCCCCGGCGTGTACGCCCTGATGGACCGGCTGCTCCCGTTCGCGTTCGCGGAACCGGCGTTCATGAAGCGCGCGCTCCTCTCGCTGCTTCTCACGGCCCCCGCGGCGGCCGCGCTCGGTGTCCCGCTGGTCCAGCACCGGATGGCCTTCTTCTCCGACGCGATCGGCCACTCCGCCTTCACCGGCGTGGCACTCGGGATCCTCTTCGGCGTCTCCCCCTCCTGGGCGATGGTCGCGTTCGGCGTACTCGTCGCCGTCGCCATCACCCTGGTCAAGGGACGCACCGAGCTCTCGTCGGACACGGTCATCGGCGTCTTCTTCTCCACCGTCGTCGCCCTCGGAATCGCGATCATCAGCCGGGAGAAGGGTTTGACGCGGAACCTGCAGGCGTTCCTGTACGGCGACCCGCTCGCCGTCACCGACGCCGAGCTTCTGTGGATGGCCGCCCTCTTCCTGCTCGTTGCCGCGTACCTGTTCTTCCTCTACAACCAGATCCTGTTGCTGGGGATCCACGAGGGATTCGCCCGGACGAAGGGAGTCCGCGTGCCGGCCGTGGAGATCTCCTTCGCGCTGGTCGTCGCCCTCGTGGTGACCGCCGCGATCCACACCGTGGGGATCCTGCTGGTCACCGCCCTGCTCGTCATCCCCGCCGCCGCCGCCCGCAACGTCGCCCGGGGGGCCGCCTCTGCCCTCTGGGTCTCGGTGGGAATCGCCGCGCTTTCGGGAGGCGCAGGGATCGTCGCCTCTTGGTATCTCGATACGGCCACCGGCGCGACCGTCGTCCTTGTCGCCGCGGCCTGTTTCGCCGTCACCGCGCTGTACCGGGTCACCCGCCCGAGCGAATAA
- a CDS encoding PaaI family thioesterase, translating into MPRDPSEREYLPHSSGCFLCGEENRSGVRARFFVEGNEVLGRVILPPHLNGYKNVAHGGVVSALLDETMGWAATVFGKKHPLYVTGELTVKFLSPAPVGEEIEVRSRLLEDAGRLSYCEGEIRCGGKVCARAKGKFVPMSPEGTAEVIPYLRFEGCRRFRAIFDAYRGGK; encoded by the coding sequence ATGCCACGGGACCCGTCTGAGAGGGAGTACCTGCCGCACTCCTCGGGATGTTTCCTCTGCGGGGAAGAGAACCGCTCCGGAGTCCGGGCAAGGTTCTTCGTGGAGGGGAACGAAGTCCTCGGAAGGGTGATCCTCCCCCCCCACCTCAACGGGTACAAGAACGTCGCCCACGGCGGGGTCGTTTCCGCGCTCCTCGACGAAACGATGGGGTGGGCCGCCACCGTGTTCGGCAAGAAGCACCCCCTGTACGTCACCGGCGAGCTCACGGTGAAGTTCCTCTCCCCCGCGCCGGTCGGCGAGGAGATCGAGGTCCGCAGCCGGCTTCTCGAGGACGCGGGAAGGCTCTCCTACTGCGAGGGGGAAATCCGTTGCGGCGGGAAAGTGTGCGCCCGCGCCAAGGGGAAGTTCGTTCCGATGAGCCCGGAAGGGACGGCGGAGGTGATTCCGTACCTCCGGTTCGAGGGATGCCGCCGCTTCCGGGCGATCTTCGACGCTTACCGGGGAGGGAAATGA
- a CDS encoding sigma-70 family RNA polymerase sigma factor — protein MESPGGKGQPVDLLVEAFRKGKPGAFEAIVQAHQDRVYSFCARMLSDREDALDAAQEVFLSAWRNLSRFRGEAALSTWLLRIAANRCLNRIRRRKSLSEREAPWPESPGEEGEAIIFQPAGGEADLPDRLAETGEMREILTEALSQLDPGSRWMVLLSDVEGFSYEEIADLAEVPLGTVKSRLHRARMAMRRLLSPVA, from the coding sequence TTGGAGAGTCCGGGAGGAAAAGGACAACCCGTTGATCTCCTCGTGGAAGCGTTCCGGAAGGGGAAGCCGGGAGCCTTCGAGGCGATCGTTCAGGCGCACCAGGATCGCGTCTATTCCTTCTGCGCCCGGATGCTCTCCGACCGGGAGGACGCCCTCGATGCGGCGCAGGAGGTGTTCCTCTCCGCCTGGCGAAACCTCTCGAGATTCCGGGGGGAGGCCGCCCTGTCGACGTGGCTGTTGCGGATCGCCGCGAACCGCTGCCTGAACCGGATCCGGCGCCGCAAATCCCTCTCGGAGCGCGAAGCTCCCTGGCCGGAGTCGCCCGGAGAAGAGGGGGAAGCCATCATCTTCCAGCCGGCGGGCGGCGAGGCCGACCTCCCGGACCGGCTCGCGGAGACCGGCGAGATGAGGGAGATCCTGACGGAAGCGCTGTCACAGCTCGACCCGGGCTCCCGGTGGATGGTGCTCCTCTCGGATGTGGAGGGGTTCTCGTACGAGGAAATCGCCGACCTCGCCGAGGTGCCGTTGGGAACCGTGAAGTCCCGGCTGCACCGCGCGCGGATGGCGATGCGGCGACTGCTGTCGCCGGTGGCGTGA
- the rbr gene encoding rubrerythrin, producing MAKLKGSRTEHNLMAAFAGESQARNRYTFYAGIASKEGHEGIAANFLETAEHEKVHAKRYFGLLEGLDVEIKAGYPGKIGSTAVNLEAAAAGEHEEWANLYPTFGKIAEEEGFAAPAAMFHRVAEVEVEHEKRYLRLLGHVKNGTLYKREKPIRWKCAKCGRIHEGTEAPERCATCGHPQGWFIPLEANY from the coding sequence ATGGCAAAGCTGAAGGGGTCACGCACGGAGCACAACCTGATGGCCGCGTTCGCCGGCGAGTCGCAGGCGCGGAACCGGTACACCTTCTACGCGGGGATCGCTTCGAAGGAGGGACACGAGGGGATCGCCGCCAATTTCCTCGAGACGGCGGAGCACGAGAAGGTGCACGCAAAGAGGTATTTCGGGCTTCTCGAGGGACTGGACGTGGAGATCAAGGCGGGGTATCCGGGCAAAATCGGGAGCACCGCAGTGAATCTCGAGGCCGCCGCCGCCGGAGAGCACGAGGAGTGGGCGAACCTCTACCCGACGTTCGGGAAGATCGCCGAGGAGGAAGGGTTCGCCGCCCCCGCCGCGATGTTTCACCGTGTCGCCGAGGTCGAGGTGGAGCACGAGAAGAGGTACCTGCGGCTCCTCGGCCACGTGAAGAACGGGACACTGTACAAACGGGAGAAGCCGATACGCTGGAAGTGCGCGAAATGCGGCCGGATCCACGAGGGGACCGAGGCCCCGGAGCGGTGCGCCACCTGCGGCCATCCGCAGGGGTGGTTCATCCCCCTCGAGGCGAACTACTGA
- a CDS encoding PA2779 family protein encodes MAMVRKAGWFVVVAVMMAGWMGVLGSVRGVAEAGVIASSLSDTGSRAEDMAKVQSFLENKVVVQKLVDYGVSPTEAMAKVKAMSAQDLHRLAALTDRAAAGADSAVGILIGLAILIILIIVIFKLMNKEVVVR; translated from the coding sequence ATGGCGATGGTGCGCAAGGCTGGCTGGTTCGTGGTGGTGGCGGTGATGATGGCCGGGTGGATGGGCGTGCTCGGGTCGGTCCGTGGTGTCGCCGAGGCGGGCGTGATCGCCTCCAGCCTCTCCGACACGGGCAGCCGCGCGGAGGATATGGCGAAGGTCCAGTCCTTCCTCGAGAACAAGGTCGTCGTCCAGAAGCTGGTCGACTACGGCGTGTCGCCCACGGAAGCGATGGCGAAGGTGAAGGCGATGAGCGCGCAGGACCTGCACCGCCTGGCGGCGCTGACTGACCGGGCGGCGGCGGGGGCGGACAGCGCCGTCGGGATCCTCATCGGGCTGGCGATCCTCATCATCCTCATCATCGTTATCTTCAAGCTGATGAACAAGGAAGTCGTCGTCCGCTGA
- a CDS encoding YtxH domain-containing protein: protein MSDERCCNGSGGILMAFLAGGLVGAGLALLYAPVSGREARERIGGLAEDLKKKSEEWTGDVKQKVEKFIDEERSVIKSAYDAGREAMAKEKARFENPGPQ from the coding sequence ATGAGCGACGAAAGGTGCTGTAACGGTTCCGGCGGGATCCTCATGGCGTTCCTGGCAGGCGGGCTGGTCGGAGCGGGGCTCGCCCTGCTCTACGCACCGGTTTCCGGGCGCGAGGCCCGGGAGCGGATCGGCGGACTGGCGGAGGACCTCAAGAAGAAGTCGGAGGAGTGGACCGGCGACGTGAAGCAGAAGGTGGAGAAGTTTATCGACGAGGAGCGGTCCGTGATCAAGTCTGCGTACGACGCCGGCCGGGAGGCGATGGCGAAGGAGAAGGCCCGCTTCGAGAACCCGGGCCCGCAGTAA